TTAAGGTTGTCGCTAATTTACCTTATTATATTACTACTCCTCTTTTGATTAAGCTTGCACAGGAACAGCTTTTGATAACGGAAATGGTACTTACTGTACAGAAAGAAGCAGCTGACAGGTTCATGGCTGAAAATGGTACCAAGGATTATGGATCTGTGACAGTAGTTTTAGATTATTATTTTGAAAAAGATTTTATTATGAAACTATCTCCAGCAGTTTTTTATCCGAGACCAAAAGTAGATTCCGCAGTGATAAGATTAAAAAAGCACTCAGAACCACCGGTAAAAGTAGAGAATGAAAATAGCTTTGTAGAGTTTATTAGAAAATGTTTTTCACAAAGAAGAAAGACCTTAAAGAATAACTTGAAGAGTTTTTCGAACTGTAATTTAGCCAAAAGAGAATTAGATGAAATTTTTGAAAAAACTGAAATTAACGAAAGGGCAAGGCCGGAAGATTTAGATCTTTTTAAATTTGCCAGAATTTTTAATATGTTTTATAATAGACATGGTGAGTTTTTTTAGGAGATTTTTAGGATAAAAATGTCGGACTAAAAGGAGTAGTTAAGAATGCTAATGTTTCAAAGTCCCTCTAGAGGGAAATTGACCCTTGATCAAGTTTTTGACGAGCTTCTTAATTATATTAGTGACTGCCCTAAAGATCAATACAAGCTAATTATAGGAACTGATTCTCATAATCTAAAAAAACGATCATGTTTTGTTACAGCAATTATTGTCCACCGAGTAGGAAAAGGAGCCAGGTATTTCTTTAGAAGAACTAACCGAGACCATATTAGTTCTCTCAGACAGAAAATTTTTTATGAAACTTCATTAAGCCTTGAAATTGCCAGTAAAATGACAGGGAAGTTAAGCAAGAATAAGCACAAAGATTTGAACCTTGAAATTCACCTGGATGTAGGAGAAAACGGGGAGACTAAAGAGCTAATACGAGAAGTGGTTGGAATGGTCTTTGGAAGCGGCTTTTCCCCTAAGATTAAGCCGTATTCTTTCGGGGCCTCTAAAGTAGCTGATAAATACACTAAGTAAGTGTTTAGCTAGTGATAATTTTATCAGCTTCAGGGTTATTTCGCTAAATTTACCCTTGACACAAAGTAGTAGATACGGTATAATTTATAATAATATGCAACTAGAAGAGGTGATTTCATGGTGACGGCTCAAAATGCCTTGGTCGATATTAAATCAACCCTTGATCGATATATTGGTGAAAAAATAAAGCTAAAAGCTAATCGTGGACGAAAAAAAACTATAGAAAAAGAAGGAGTACTAGAAAATACCTATCCGGCTATATTTATTGTTAGGGTAGATGAATCTTCTTATAGTCAGAGATTCACATTTAATTATGCGGATGTATTAACCAAAACAGTAGAACTTTCAGTCGGAAATAACCAAAAGATAGACTGGGCTGTAGTAGAATAAAAAAATAACAGTGTTAATAAAAAAAGAGATAAAAAAAGAAAAGCCTCTTATATTTTGTAAGGGGTTCGATTTTGAAGTTGAAAATCTAAAATCACAAAGTAAATTACAAAAAAGTAGCAGTTAAATCACATAATTTTAACTGTTACTTTTTACTGTTATGACAGGAATTAAGATTATAATAACTTAAAAATTACAATTTTTTCACAAGATAATACACAATAGAAATAAATATTTCTTGTGTTAAAAAGTTGCGATTTTAGACGTTAAAATTATGCGGAAAATTATATTATCCTATGAATTCTAGACTTTTAGAGTGTTGCCATATAATGTATAATTGAAATTAGCGGTTGTTAGACTGAGACGTTTTAGATATTTGCTGTTCCTTAATTTAACCTAGGTTATGAAGAACAATTAAATGAAAATTAGTTAGCATGATATTTTATAGTCCTATTTGGACTTAATTTTTTTGAAAAATTAAAGTGAGGTGGTAAAAATATTAGGAAGAAAATTAGCTTGTTTAATAATAGTAATAAGCTTAACAGCTCTAACAGTCTTTACGGTAGGTTGTGCTCCAGAATACGAGGTAGAGGTACAAGCTGATCCAGAAGATGCAGGAGAAATTTCGGGTGAAGGAACTTATGAAGAGGGGGAAGAGGTAACTGTAGAAGCTGAACCAGATGAAGGTTACGAATTTGAAGGTTGGTATAAGGATGGAGAAAGAGTCAGTCAAGATCAAGACTATGAATTTGAAATTGAAGAAAGCAAAGAATTAGTTGCTGGCTTTGCTGA
The Natranaerofaba carboxydovora genome window above contains:
- a CDS encoding ribonuclease H-like YkuK family protein, yielding MFQSPSRGKLTLDQVFDELLNYISDCPKDQYKLIIGTDSHNLKKRSCFVTAIIVHRVGKGARYFFRRTNRDHISSLRQKIFYETSLSLEIASKMTGKLSKNKHKDLNLEIHLDVGENGETKELIREVVGMVFGSGFSPKIKPYSFGASKVADKYTK
- the rsmA gene encoding 16S rRNA (adenine(1518)-N(6)/adenine(1519)-N(6))-dimethyltransferase RsmA: MKLTSPKKVKELINTYDLRVKKNYGQNFIIDENILNKIIKSADLNEEDTILEIGPGIGTLTEALARKVNNVIAIEIDKNIIYILRDTILKEYNNVTLIEADALKINIKDQFENIYDNVPGEIKVVANLPYYITTPLLIKLAQEQLLITEMVLTVQKEAADRFMAENGTKDYGSVTVVLDYYFEKDFIMKLSPAVFYPRPKVDSAVIRLKKHSEPPVKVENENSFVEFIRKCFSQRRKTLKNNLKSFSNCNLAKRELDEIFEKTEINERARPEDLDLFKFARIFNMFYNRHGEFF
- a CDS encoding Veg family protein, translated to MVTAQNALVDIKSTLDRYIGEKIKLKANRGRKKTIEKEGVLENTYPAIFIVRVDESSYSQRFTFNYADVLTKTVELSVGNNQKIDWAVVE